A region from the Drosophila takahashii strain IR98-3 E-12201 chromosome 2L, DtakHiC1v2, whole genome shotgun sequence genome encodes:
- the LOC138912049 gene encoding uncharacterized protein: MAAGDFPDWRHLVRCVEEAIGPCPGQYAEPSDPTATLEEAPQRGQDASGPEHAREADEAPVMEDFAGHIWRVQDNGSSAVLERMDPNGVILAYADEKGSVSVTTAPTPPLETIEVSDEEDLRTTRDPPPDDEMPVLVPIDTPGEDAVMGLALVATPPPIAHSEADLPLMFASWAAEMEWEDRLRERETAAAAPVATKPALPAKPPAKPPAEDDSNAKGRPQYPSPDEDWVLPPRHWRIRVSGGRIPRSLVEHVRPQEGTRRRVDRKFLFHAGGEEFRVHINKRDEIAVSSRPPKKEGNVRSQLAPHK; encoded by the coding sequence ATGGCAGCGGGCGACTTCCCCGACTGGAGGCACCTGGTGAGGTGCGTGGAGGAGGCCATCGGGCCGTGCCCTGGCCAGTACGCCGAGCCAAGTGACCCCACCGCCACACTGGAAGAAGCCCCCCAGCGTGGCCAAGACGCATCCGGCCCGGAACACGCCAGGGAGGCTGACGAGGCCCCCGTCATGGAAGATTTCGCGGGCCATATATGGCGGGTGCAGGACAACGGATCCAGCGCAGTCCTGGAGAGGATGGACCCTAACGGGGTCATACTCGCATACGCGGATGAGAAGGGCAGCGTCTCGGTGACTACAGCACCGACACCCCCCTTGGAGACGATCGAGGTCTCCGATGAGGAGGACCTGCGTACCACACGGGACCCCCCACCGGATGATGAGATGCCCGTCCTCGTTCCAATCGACACCCCCGGAGAGGATGCGGTGATGGGACTAGCCCTGGTCGCCACACCTCCGCCGATTGCCCATTCCGAGGCAGACCTTCCACTCATGTTCGCGAGCTGGGCCGCAGAAATGGAGTGGGAGGACCGTCTTCGCGAGCGGGagacagcagcagccgccCCTGTAGCCACCAAACCAGCGCTACCAGCGAAGCCACCAGCAAAGCCACCAGCCGAGGACGACAGCAACGCTAAGGGACGTCCCCAATATCCATCGCCCGACGAGGATTGGGTGTTGCCACCGCGACACTGGCGTATTCGCGTGAGCGGTGGACGAATTCCCCGCTCCCTTGTCGAGCACGTTCGCCCACAGGAGGGAACCCGACGCCGTGTGGATCGGAAGTTTCTCTTCCATGCCGGAGGGGAGGAATTCCGAGTCCACATCAACAAGAGAGATGAGATCGCCGTCTCGTCGCGTCCCCCGAAGAAGGAGGGGAATGTGAGGAGCCAATTGGCTCCCCACAAATAG